AAGCGATTCAATGGCCGACCAAACCGTTCCCGCTCTGCACCAAAGGGGGTTCGTGGGACGACGACGCCGAAAATTGTAAAGTGACCTCGAAGTTGGGATCGCATGACGACGATTGGAAAGCTTCCGATCCGAACATCCCGCTCAGCCCATGGTGGTTCACCGAGTATCCTTCGACCTGTGTCGGTTTCCGCTTGATTCGCCCGCTGACCAAATTGCCGAAAGCCGAAATGGTCAAATACTGGGACTCGCTCCCCGAATTCCTGCAGTTTGACGTGAACGATCGCCTGGGCGGCGGCCGCGGCGTGCTTGGACTGGTCGACGAAAAGTTGCCAGCCGCGATTAAAGAAGTCGAAGACTAACCGTCGCACGCGACCTACTCAAACAATGCGAAACGCCGCGGGTTATCCCGCGGCGTTTTTTTGTGCCCGCGATGCTTCAGCCGGCGCTGCAGCTGCCGATTCGCGACAAGTTGTCCCGTGTGATCGTTTGGACGAGAATTGAACTTCCGTCGACTGCTTGCCAGCGTGACCGCCCAAGGAGCAGGCCAAGGAGTGACCGATAACCACCCTATTCATTTGGAGAGATCAACCATGAAATTGCAATTTGGAAGAGTCGCAACATTCGGGCTGGTCAGCGCGGTCACCAGTTGGTGCTTCTTGATGGGAAGCATGATTTCAATCAGCCGGGCTGAAGACATGGTCCAAAGGGTATCGCCTGTGCAGATCGAGGGGCTGATCGCCTTCTGGGATTTTCAGGAAACGGCAGGCCAGCCGCGATTGTCCCAAGGGCCCAATCAGTTGGCGCTTCAAGAGCAAAACGGACCGATCCAGCGGGTAAAGGAGGGAGTCTTCGGATCGTACGCCGCTCGTATCCAGCAGGGACAATGGTTGATGATCGACCGGCCTGACGTGGGCGCATTGAATCTGCATGGTCGGGAGGCCCAAGTGACGGTTGTCGCTTGGGTTCGCCGCAAATCGAAGTCGAATTGGCAAGCGATCGCCGGGCTGTGGGATGAGACCCGCGGCAAACGGCAATACTGTCTGTTTCTCAATGCGCCGCGCGGTACGAAGGCGAGTGAAATGCAACGGTATCCAT
The nucleotide sequence above comes from Blastopirellula sp. J2-11. Encoded proteins:
- a CDS encoding LamG domain-containing protein → MKLQFGRVATFGLVSAVTSWCFLMGSMISISRAEDMVQRVSPVQIEGLIAFWDFQETAGQPRLSQGPNQLALQEQNGPIQRVKEGVFGSYAARIQQGQWLMIDRPDVGALNLHGREAQVTVVAWVRRKSKSNWQAIAGLWDETRGKRQYCLFLNAPRGTKASEMQRYPLANRAHGHVSSVGGPTPGEKYCITYSSGATEIPLAEWTCVAMSYDGQTSRVYVNGKLDSLDDYNPFLAPGGLFDGKEEGAAFTVGAVHRSNEWGNFFGGDIGGLAIFDRSLHETELSQLAGNGDPDESH